A genomic window from Nicotiana sylvestris chromosome 11, ASM39365v2, whole genome shotgun sequence includes:
- the LOC138881319 gene encoding uncharacterized protein has translation MKIVLHCKNKLGFVLGTCRKEMYDVSLHELWDRCNAIVLEWIMNTVSPSLISTIIYASNAYKVWEDLRERFEKVNASRACYLHKEIATLIQGVSSVSVYFSRLRELWDDYETLDPSPSCGCPESRQHAEYYRVQKLYQFLSGLHKSYENAKNQILMIRPLPNINQAYVMIVNVESQMKTGGGNTSGVGTEIGEHAALLSNRGASRGGYRPRNNYGNGKVPPYCEYFKFKGHTKDSCYTQHGYPVDFKYKRKDEDLTTMPTM, from the coding sequence ATGAAAATTGTTCTTCACTGTAAAAACAAATTAGGATTTGTGTTAGGAACCTGTAGAAAGGAGATGTATGATGTTAGCCTACACGAGTTGTGGGATAGGTGTAATGCAATTGTGTTAGAATGGATAATGAACACAGTCTCTCCAAGTCTAATTAGCACAATAATATATGCTTCTAATGCATATAAGGTGTGGGAAGACTTAAGAGAGAGGTTTGAAAAAGTGAATGCATCTAGAGCCtgttatttgcataaggaaattGCCACACTTATTCAGGGAGTGTCTTcagtatctgtgtatttttcgaGATTACGTGAACTGTGGGATGACTATGAAACTCTGGATCCTTCACCCTCTTGTGGATGCCCTGAGTCTAGGCAACATGCTGAATATTATAGAGTTCAAAAATTGTATCAATTCCTGTCAGGTTTACATAAGTCTTATGAGAATGCTAAGAATCAAATTCTCATGATTAGACCACTGCCAAACATAAACCAAGCTTATGTTATGATTGTTAATGTTGAGAGCCAAATGAAAACAGGTGGAGGGAATACTAGTGGTGTTGGTACTGAAATTGGAGAACATGCTGCACTCCTAAGCAATAGAGGAGCAAGTAGAGGTGGCTACAGACCTAGAAACAACTATGGGAATGGGAAGGTTCCCCCTTATTGTGAATACTTCAAGTTCAAGGGTCACACAAAGGATAGTTGCTATACGCAACATGGTTATCCAGTTGATTTCAAGTATAAAAGAAAGGATGAGGACCTAACAACTATGCCAACAATGTGA